CTCACAGGGGGGGCTCTGACACGCCGAGGCCGGGGCCGAGCCCTTGGCACACgagttgggggggggcggggcggctgcTCTTGCACCCGTCcggggctgcagtgctggcaccGGCGGCACCGACTCCGGCTTTGCGCGTGCCATCTTAGAATGCCGTGCTGACGGCGTGGCCTCTGTGAAACCTGTGCTTGTGCTTGCCTGCCTTTGCTCTTCTCCGTCAGCGGCTTACGGGAGTGgagtgctgcagaggtggcgtgacGAAAAATGGAGGGCCAGGAGAGACGACGCTTCGGTGCCGAGTGGTGGACTTGGAAGGGCGACCTTGGGGGGTCGGACGATGCAGAAGAAGGGGCtaactcaaggacatttaaccttgggggaaaaataatctgtgatgcgagttgtacgttgtaggaagtaatgtagcaggaatgacctgaactgcagaggagcgAACTTCGCAAGGAACAAGACAAGTGCATCGGCGACCcgaaccaagccggtgttggtgcccaacgatcgaacatactgcttctcctgtcccgaccactcatcttgatggatggggcccaagtcataagctgtgtgtgaacatctgggggagtggaagaagcccGTGGAATATCtctctcttaaaggacaggggatcgtaattaataagaatgtataaatctgtacgttggttataaaagtggtttaagtatgtagtttcagttgtacatgttggtaagaaaggattgcagtaatgagaattaaatacaatagtaggGTTAGAAGATGTCCGTATtcaattatgtgggacctgagcaggacgcaaatggtatggaataaggggtggagattgtattgggtctggctgagatggagttaacgctccccatagcagccctcacagcgctgtgctctgcatcagtagctagaaaggtgttgatagcacaccagcgttttggctactgctgagcagtgctggcacagcatcaaggctggctctccaacatttttgccctcccctcaatggcaggctggggcagggcaagatcttgggaggggacataaccaggacagctggcctaaactaaccaaacagatattccataccacgtgacgtcagctcagatataaaagctaagtggagacggaaggggggcattttgtcttccggagcaaccgctactcgtaccgaagccctgcttcccaagaagcggctaggcatcgcctgctgatgggaagtagagaatatcattatttgttttttctttgctttcgcgcgcgacctttactatcactttattaaactgcccttatcttgagccacgagccttttattatattttctcccccccgtccagctgaggagggggagcgacagagcggctttggtgggcacctggcatccaaccagggtcaacccaccacagaagttatcagaacctccctatgggatgaaattagtgacggttctaaagaagttaaaggtcttgcaacttgaTGGAAATTGatgaagacaactctgcaagaaatgaaagcagatcataaagcgtctgcgtctgcttttgctgctctctcgccaaccgcaagcgaaggggaaaagcggggaggaaaacgtaatgcagcgagagagactttttggagcttgtccgcctgctcctgtgcccttgacttccgctccactccctgggactgccgatattaatcggccaactgacagttcccaagcctccctaaccgtacgcttaaaggaaaccctgtagaatcaggaagcgagtaaaaatccgcctacgagaaaacagcccccagataccactgttcaacatgaacaaattatacctcgcATGCACCccgattcaaataatgcaaacgaggatttggctactatactacaagaacaagagaaagcaaaaatacatgccgaagctcatgctgcagcactcGCTGTAGCATTACAACCAatggtgcaacagggaaaaagaaaccacggTCCACACAAAGGCCCTTTAAAGCGTGATCAGTGTGGTCAACCGGGGCACTTGAAACGTACATGacatacaaaaacttgtcggagacctacagtggatttgaccttattgtggtattacaaatacagacttacagccactgcgggatttattgcggggcagcgatagcttaacttctacaggACAACGAAGTGAGAACACCCcgctgagcccaactgaccacagggatattccagaccataggacgtcacgatcagcctataaagctggggggcaggagaaggatgGCATTGTCTTCCCACATAACCGTTACACAGAGcggagccctcctttcctggagatggctgaacacccgcctgccgatgggaagcggtgaaggaattccttgttttgctttgcttgcgtgcgtggcttttgctttacctattaaactgcctttacctcagcccacgaggtttttcacttttacccttctggttcTCTCTTGCATGCCActatgagggaggtgagtgagtggctgcgtggtgctcagttaccggctgggggtaaaccacgacaacaaaacacaacttgcAAAAAGCATTGCAAGTCCTTGTGCAGCTACAGATACAGGTCCCATTACAGACACCGTTAGAGACACAGAGAGTGGTACAATCACAAGACCCTTTCTGTGTTGGATGAGATGAGCAGCCAACTTTATTGTGCTGGGGGATAGGGGACAGCACTCGGGGCTGGCGCATGCCTGGTCAGCAGCGTCTTCCAGGCCggctgtaaggtttttgcgcccgccgctcTAACCGTGAGCGGTATCGGATCCGGtctggcccagggtggctggagcagctgcttctcgcaggcactggggagccctgcaacaggcccagtgccatccgcctgtcagtgctggggccgctgcttggcagtgctggggacctgcaggatggtcccagtgccagctggctggcagtgcccaaggcactgctttgagccctcggggctggcacggggcCTGTCCTGCGGTGATTTCCAGGCCggctgtaaggtttttgcgcccgccgctcTAACCGTGAGCGGTATCGGATCCGGTcgggcccagggtggctggagcagctgcttctcgcaggcactggggagccctgcaacaggcccagtgccatctgcctgtcgctgctggggccgctgctttgcagtgctggggacctgcaggatggtcccaatgccagctggctggcagtgcccaaggcactgctttcagcactcggggctggcacggggctggtcctgcggtgatttccaggccagctgtaaggtttttgcgcccgccgctcCAACCGTGAGCGGTATTGGATCCTGTccggcccagggtggctggagcagctgcttctcgcaggcactggggagccctggaacaggcccagtgccatctgcctgtcgctgctggggccgctgctttgcagtggtggggacctgcaggatggtcccagtgccatctccctgtcagtgctggggccgctgctttgcagtggtggggacctgcaggatggtcccaatgccatttgactgtcagtgctggggcctctgctttccagtgctggggacctgcaggatggtcccagtcccatctgcctgtcactgctggggccgctgctttgcagtgctggggaactgctggatggtcccagtgccatctccctgtcagtgctggggccgctgctttgcagtggtggggaactgctggatggtcccaatgccatttgactgtcagtgctggggcctctgctttccagtgctggggacctgcaggatggtcccagtcccatctgcctgtcactgctggggccgctgctttgcagtgctggggaactgctggatggtcccagtcccatctccctgtcagtgctggggccgctgctttgcagtggtggggaactgctggatggtcccagtgccatctccctgtcggtgctggggcctctgctttccagtgctggggacctgcaggatggtcccagtcccatctgcctgtcactgctggggccgctgctttgcagtgctggggaactgctggatggtcccagtgccatctccctgtcagtgctggggccgctgctttgcagtggtggggacctgcaggatggtcccaatgccatctccctgtcagtgctggggccgctgctttgcagtggtggggacctgcaggatggtcccagtgccatctccctgtcagtgctggggccgctgctttgcagtggtggggacctgcaggatggtcccagtgccatctccctgtcagtgctggggccgctgctttgcagtggtggggacctgcaggatggtcccaatgccagctggctggcagtgctggggccgctgctttgcagtgctggggaactgctggatggtcccagtgccatctccctgtcagtgctggggccgctgctttgcagtgctggggaactgctggatggtcccagtgccatctccctgtcagtgctggggccgctgctgtgcagtggtggggacctgcaggatggtcccagtgccatctccctgtcagtgctggggccgctgctttgcagtgctggggaactgctggatggtcccaatgccagctggctggcagtgcccaaggcactgctttcagcacttgGGGCTGGCACGTGGCTGGTCCTGTGGTGATTTCCAGGCCGGCTGTAAGCTTTTTGTGCCTGCTGATGTAACCGTGAGCGGTGTCGGATCCGGtctggcccagggtggctggagcaacCGCTACTTCCAGGCACGGGGGAGCTGCAGGATGGCCGCAGTGGCGCCTGTTGGATGGTGCtgggcctgctgctgctctcgtagcccagggagctgtgggacagcCCCGATGCCGCCTGGCTGGTGGCGCTGGGGCTGGCGAGCTCTGAGTTGTCACGGGAGGCTGTGAGGGGGAGGCAGGAAAGTCAGCAGCACGGCCACCCGGCCGTGGGGAAGGAGAGGCCATGGTGGTGCCCACAGCCTTCCTGGAGCCAAAGCCCACCCGAAGCCCCTGCTCCCAGGCCTAGCTGGGACACTGGCCATAGCAGCACAGGGGCCCCCgggtgctttgcctcttaccAGTGCCCAGGCCAGCACAGCAGTCGCACTCCCAGGTGATCGCGCTGTTGCTCGAGTAGAGGCAGCGTCGGTGGGTGCCTTtggcagcacaggagctgcacaggagcacttgccagggcctggggaagcAAAGGGGTTGCTGGTTGTGAGGACAAAGTGACGCAAGCAAGGAATTGCCCGGCAGAGCCCTTGTTCGTCGTCCTTCCCCCCCCGAGCCCGTGTGGAGACAGAGATCCCGTGCAGAGCCCTAGCTGGCTGCTTTGGCAACCTacccctcttcctctgcctgctccctgccccccggACAAAGGCACTTGCTGGCGTTGCAGCGTCTGTGCCTCTGGTAGACCGGTCCCAATGCCTGGCCGCTCTCCCATGACGGTTgtctgctggagaaggaagggaaaggtgttGAGCCCCTGCTGGCCCCAGCATCGGGCAGGtccaggctgtccctgctcttctgccccccccccgcaccccccccagtttccagctcctccgtgaagctgaggacaagagccaggggacagcaggacagGCCTGCGGGGGCCGTCCCTGGCCTGGCACTGCGCGCTCGTGCCTGATGCCTTGCGAGTTGGGAAGAGGAAGAACGACCTCTTGGAGATTCGAATCCCCATGGCGAGCATCTCCATCACAAACCGATCTTGGTTTCGGCAatgcaagcagcagaagcagacgCCAGCGTGGATCGCCTGCTTCTGGATGCAGCTCCGGTGGAACCAGGCCTGTTGGCATGCTGGGCACGCCATGGTGTGGTAGGACTTCTTGTCCTCCACGGGGCCCAGGCAGACGATGCAGGTGCTGTTCTGCCCTGGCTTAGCCTTCAGGGCCTGCTCTGGgcggtgctcccagcagaaggaCCTGGGGGCAAGATGGAAGGGAGGGGCGAGGTGAGGTGAGAAGTGCCCGGTCCTTCCCCCGCCatggagaggagggcagaggagctgtgaagGAGCCCCAGAGCCTGTCTGGGCTCTGGCCCCGGCCCTGGCTGCGGCAGGCTGCCGGGAAGCGTCCCCGTGGGTTCCTCCCTTGGGTGTCCACTGCTGACGGGACTTGAGGGCTTGAGGACAAGGAGGCTCCTGcgtgggggctggcagcccttACCTGTACAGCCCGAAGAACTGGGTGACGCATTCGCCCCGTGAGGCGCAGGGGAGATGGAAGCTGCGGTCACACCCCTTCTCCCCGCAGGTGATGGCGGCGCCCATCTCGCCGCAAACGAAGCATCGCTGgaaagagcacagcagcctcGCTCAGGGGCAAGCTCAGGGCCTGCATGGCCGACCCCTCGGctccaggcagggcgcaggctgtgggcactgctggctcccagcccgcAGACCTGCCTGGTGCACGAGGCTTGTGCCTGTGCCAgagcctctgtggagctgctgggagcaggcgtTTGTCCCAGAGCTGGTGGAGGGGCTTGGATTTCTTTCTGGGGGTCCAGGAGGAGCTCCCTCCCGCAAGCGCCTCCTGGCGCaaagctccctgctcctgccaggtccTCACCTTCTGGCTTGCCGCCTGGATTGCCCGTCTGGTGTCCTCAGCGAGAAAGGCGTTCCCACTCTCTCGTGGAAAAAGCTCGCTGGCGAGAAACTGCGGAGCAGAGAAGGCCGGGAGCTCGTTATTAGGTCAGCAAGGAAGGGACCATCGCcggcagaaagctggagggagagagaactcaCCAGGCAGTATGTGTGGGCACAGAGCCCTTTCGTCGCTCTTTTGCAGCCACAGATAGCCGGATCAGCCTCTGCCCGGCGGCACAGCatgcatgctggaggggagagaacaaatgctgctgggagcgggcacctctgcggggctggggaagTGTCCCTGCGGGATTGCCCCCAcggccctgctctgtccctgccgagctggctgaagggcagggctggggcctctGGAGAAGAAGGGGGCACGGCAGGCACAGGTGCCCCAGCAGgtgcccacagcccagcctgggctccGCTTGCCCAGGAGCGCAGGAGGGACCCTGCCCCAGGGCGGTTGGggagctcctgccttcccctcgcCCTGCTCTTGGCCGCCGGCAGACTGCCCCGACGACCCCTCTGTCAGCCCCGGGGAGCTGCGGGGAGGGATACGTTGCTCTCACCTTGCCCCCTCGAGTCGGGTTCCTGCCGCTTCATGGCGAACCCGGTGCACAGCGACGGTGAGCGCTTGGAGAGCCTCCgcctcagcagctctggctggggttTCTCCTCCGGACACTCCTCTGCCAAGCCTGAGGGAGCAGCAGGACACAGCGAGCTTGCCACACAGGCCCCAGAGGCCCGAGGTGCgaggctcccctcctgcctcaccagccccgggcaagccccttcctcccctgccctctcctcacctcgCCAGGTCGCACTGATGCACGGCCggagcccagcagcctggcatcCGCGCCTCGGCGACGGGTCACAGTGGCCGCTGTGACGTCACCACCGCCCGTCTGCGCGTGCCCCCAGCGTGGGCAGGGGTGCCCTCGGCTACCTGCCGCCCCCGTGACACGGCCACCGCCTCACAGGGGGGGCTCTGACACGCCGAGGCCGGGGCCGAGCCCTTGGCACACgagttgggggggggcggggcggctgcTCTTGCACCCGTCcggggctgcagtgctggcaccGGCGGCACCGACTCCGGCTTTGCGCGTGCCATCTTAGAATGCCGTGCTGACGGCGTGGCCTCTGTGAAACCTGTGCTTGTGCTTGCCTGCCTTTGCTCTTCTCCGTCAGCGGCTTACGGGAGTGgagtgctgcagaggtggcgtgacGAAAAATGGAGGGCCAGGAGAGACGACGCTTCGGTGCCGAGTGGTGGACTTGGAAGGGCGACCTTGGGGGGTCGGACGATGCAGAAGAAGGGGCtaactcaaggacatttaaccttgggggaaaaataatctgtgatgcgagttgtacgttgtaggaagtaatgtagcaggaatgacctgaactgcagaggagcgAACTTCGCAAGGAACAAGACAAGTGCATCGGCGACCcgaaccaagccggtgttggtgcccaacgatcgaacatactgcttctcctgtcccgaccactcatcttgatggatggggcccaagtcataagctgtgtgtgaacatctgggggagtggaagaagcccGTGGAATATCtctctcttaaaggacaggggatcgtaattaataagaatgtataaatctgtacgttggttataaaagtggtttaagtatgtagtttcagttgtacatgttggtaagaaaggattgcagtaatgagaattaaatacaatagtaggGTTAGAAGATATCCGTATtcaattatgtgggacctgagcaggacgcaaatggtatggaataaggggtggagattgtattgggtctggctgagatggagttaacgctccccatagcagccctcacagcgctgtgctctgcatcagtagctagaaaggtgttgatagcacaccagcgttttggctactgctgagcagtgctggcacagcatcaaggctggctctccaacatttttgccctcccctcaatggcaggctggggcagggcaagatcttgggaggggacataaccaggacagctggcctaaactaaccaaacagatattccataccacgtgacgtcagctcagatataaaagctaagtggagacggaaggggggcattttgtcttccggagcaaccgctactcgtaccgaagccctgcttcccaagaagcggctaggcatcgcctgctgatgggaagtagagaatatcattatttgttttttctttgctttcgcgcgcgacctttactatcactttattaaactgcccttatcttgagccacgagccttttattatattttctcccccccgtccagctgaggagggggagcgacagagcggctttggtgggcacctggcatccaaccagggtcaacccaccacagaagttatcggaacctccctatgggatgaaattagtgacggttctaaagaagttaaaggtcttgcaactttgtGGAAATTGatgaagacaactctgcaagaaatgaaagcagatcataaagcgtctgcgtctgcttttgctgctctctcgccaaccgcaagcgaaggggaaaagcggggaggaaaacataatgcagcgagagagactttttggagcttgtccgcctgctcctgtgcccttgacttccgctccactccctgggactgccgatattaattgGCCaactgacagttcccaagcctccctaaccgtacgcttaaaggaaaccctgtagaatcaggaagcgagtaaaaatccgcctacgagaaaacagcccccagataccactgttcaacatgaacaaattatacctcgcATGCACCccgattcaaataatgcaaacgaggatttggctactatactacaagaacaagagaaagcaaaaatacatgccgaagctcatgctgcagcactcGCTGTAGCATTACAACCAatggtgcaacagggaaaaagaaaccac
This genomic window from Accipiter gentilis chromosome 5, bAccGen1.1, whole genome shotgun sequence contains:
- the LOC126038395 gene encoding PHD finger protein 7-like, whose translation is MPGCWAPAVHQCDLARLGRGVSGGETPARAAEAEALQALTVAVHRVRHEAAGTRLEGASFSPASFFHERVGTPFSLRTPDGQSRRQARRLLCSFQRCFVCGEMGAAITCGEKGCDRSFHLPCASRGECVTQFFGLYRSFCWEHRPEQALKAKPGQNSTCIVCLGPVEDKKSYHTMACPACQQAWFHRSCIQKQAIHAGVCFCCLHCRNQDRFVMEMLAMGIRISKRQPSWESGQALGPVYQRHRRCNASKCLCPGGREQAEEEGPWQVLLCSSCAAKGTHRRCLYSSNSAITWECDCCAGLGTGKRQSTRGPLCCYGQCPS